A stretch of the Candidatus Limnocylindrales bacterium genome encodes the following:
- a CDS encoding acyl-CoA dehydrogenase family protein: MALDFSLSPELIALRDRIRSFIQTEIEPVEAECEKSGEWRRGIIGLRKKAYAAGLWCPHMPREWGGMGLSPVEMATVSAECGRNRIASFVLNCQAPDEGNMHTLLHFGTDEQKEKYLRPLVEGRVRSCFAMTEPEVAGSDPTGIRTHAVKEGDHWVINGHKWFISGARGAQFAIVIARTDPDADPPQARNSAFIVPTDAPGFEIVRDVETMAGQHNHCEIRFDNVVVPADAMLGGRGEGHRLGQVRLGPGRLAHCMRWLGQCEMVLEMMVARATTRELHGGTLADKQGVQWMIAQSAMELYQGKLMTLHAAYLLGEKLPFRQEISMAKYHVANTLWRILDRAIQVHGALGFSTDTPLEKMMRQARSARLVDGADEVHLTQMARFVVDAYRNEGSTRSATGYGLLY, from the coding sequence ATGGCCCTGGACTTCTCGCTCTCTCCCGAGCTGATCGCGCTGCGCGATCGCATCCGCAGCTTCATCCAGACCGAGATCGAGCCGGTGGAGGCCGAGTGCGAGAAGAGCGGGGAGTGGCGGCGCGGCATCATCGGCCTGCGAAAGAAGGCGTACGCCGCCGGGCTGTGGTGCCCGCACATGCCCAGGGAGTGGGGCGGCATGGGACTGTCGCCGGTGGAGATGGCGACCGTGTCGGCCGAATGCGGGCGCAACCGCATCGCCTCCTTCGTGCTCAACTGCCAGGCGCCCGACGAAGGCAACATGCACACGCTGCTGCACTTCGGCACCGACGAGCAGAAGGAGAAGTACCTGCGCCCGCTGGTCGAAGGTCGCGTGCGGTCCTGCTTTGCCATGACCGAGCCCGAGGTGGCCGGCTCCGATCCCACCGGCATCCGCACGCACGCCGTCAAGGAAGGCGATCACTGGGTCATCAACGGGCACAAGTGGTTCATCTCCGGCGCGCGCGGCGCGCAGTTCGCCATCGTCATCGCCAGGACCGATCCGGACGCCGATCCGCCGCAGGCCCGAAACTCCGCGTTCATCGTTCCGACCGACGCGCCCGGCTTCGAGATCGTGCGCGACGTCGAGACGATGGCGGGCCAGCACAACCACTGCGAGATCCGCTTCGACAACGTGGTCGTCCCGGCCGACGCGATGCTCGGCGGCCGCGGCGAAGGACACCGTCTGGGACAGGTCCGGCTCGGGCCGGGACGTCTGGCGCACTGCATGCGATGGCTCGGCCAGTGCGAGATGGTTCTGGAGATGATGGTCGCGCGCGCCACCACGCGCGAGCTGCACGGCGGCACGCTGGCCGACAAGCAAGGCGTCCAGTGGATGATCGCGCAGTCGGCCATGGAGCTCTACCAGGGAAAGCTGATGACGCTGCACGCAGCCTATCTGCTCGGCGAGAAGCTTCCCTTCCGTCAGGAAATCTCGATGGCGAAATATCACGTCGCCAACACGCTCTGGCGCATCCTGGACCGTGCGATCCAGGTCCACGGCGCGCTCGGCTTCTCCACCGACACGCCGCTCGAGAAGATGATGCGGCAGGCGCGCTCGGCGCGGCTCGTCGACGGCGCCGACGAGGTTCATCTGACACAGATGGCGCGCTTCGTGGTCGACGCCTACAGGAACGAGGGCTCCACGCGCAGCGCCACCGGCTACGGCCTGCTCTACTGA
- a CDS encoding glycosyltransferase family 2 protein, translated as MSEQLAHGSPEKAASRTGTVAVVLSWNDVELVRDCLVRLGRSSPRPDHVVVVDNGSDDDLAPAYRAALPGVEIVQSRRNVGFAAAVNMAILRAAALGARWVWLVNSDTEVQAGTLARLLAAAATHPRAGLVAPVLLDRHGQVQAWGGGSASLWTGVSRHARGACDRIDYLSGACLLVSMQMLGDVGGLDERFFFYWEDVDLSFRAREAGWQLVVADACRVVHYEATALGPWSSARWFRLFEGLALFLRARAPLPALALCVRLLHHSAIMIRHRRWPALRGAWRGAVAGWRDA; from the coding sequence ATGTCGGAACAGCTGGCGCACGGCTCACCCGAAAAGGCAGCAAGCCGCACCGGCACGGTGGCGGTGGTTCTGAGCTGGAACGATGTCGAGTTGGTGCGCGATTGCCTGGTGCGACTTGGCCGCTCCTCGCCACGGCCCGATCACGTCGTCGTCGTCGATAACGGATCGGACGACGATCTGGCTCCTGCCTATCGGGCCGCGCTGCCCGGCGTGGAGATCGTACAGTCGCGGCGCAACGTCGGGTTCGCAGCCGCCGTCAACATGGCCATTCTCCGTGCAGCCGCGCTCGGGGCGCGCTGGGTGTGGCTGGTCAACTCCGACACCGAGGTGCAGGCCGGTACTCTGGCGCGCCTGCTTGCCGCCGCCGCGACGCATCCTCGCGCCGGGCTCGTCGCACCGGTGCTGCTGGATCGGCACGGCCAGGTGCAGGCCTGGGGCGGCGGCAGCGCGAGCCTGTGGACGGGCGTTTCCCGCCATGCGCGCGGCGCCTGTGACCGCATCGACTATCTCTCCGGCGCCTGCCTGCTCGTGTCGATGCAGATGCTCGGAGACGTCGGCGGACTGGACGAACGCTTCTTCTTCTACTGGGAGGACGTCGACCTGTCGTTTCGTGCGCGCGAAGCCGGCTGGCAGCTGGTCGTCGCCGACGCTTGCCGCGTGGTGCACTACGAGGCGACGGCTCTCGGCCCGTGGAGCTCGGCGCGATGGTTCCGCCTGTTCGAGGGGCTTGCGCTGTTCCTGCGAGCGCGCGCTCCGTTGCCGGCGCTCGCGCTGTGCGTCCGGCTGCTGCACCACAGCGCGATCATGATCCGGCACCGGCGCTGGCCGGCGCTGCGCGGGGCATGGCGCGGAGCGGTGGCGGGCTGGCGCGACGCGTAG
- a CDS encoding peroxiredoxin, with amino-acid sequence MRSILRKLLGREQGPPKMLEPGTAAPEFSVKAHDGTTVALSALRGKKIVLWFFPKADTPGCTIEGNSFRDRYDQFTARGARILGCSFDDAADNKAFAEKFGYPFPLLCDTTRTVGLAYGACDSASARNARRITYVIDEHGRIAHALPKVDPTTHIAQVLSLL; translated from the coding sequence TTGCGAAGCATTCTGCGCAAGCTGCTGGGCAGGGAACAGGGACCGCCGAAGATGCTGGAGCCCGGCACGGCAGCGCCTGAATTCAGCGTCAAAGCCCACGACGGCACGACCGTGGCGCTGTCGGCGCTGCGGGGAAAAAAAATCGTGCTGTGGTTCTTTCCCAAGGCGGATACGCCGGGCTGCACCATCGAAGGCAACAGCTTCCGCGACCGCTACGACCAGTTCACCGCTCGCGGCGCGCGCATTCTCGGCTGCAGCTTCGATGACGCCGCCGACAACAAGGCGTTCGCCGAGAAGTTCGGCTACCCGTTTCCCCTGCTCTGCGACACCACCCGCACCGTCGGCCTCGCCTATGGCGCCTGCGACAGCGCGAGCGCCAGGAACGCGCGCCGCATCACCTACGTGATCGATGAGCACGGCCGCATCGCGCACGCGCTGCCGAAGGTCGACCCGACCACGCACATCGCCCAGGTCCTGTCCCTGCTCTGA
- a CDS encoding DUF4215 domain-containing protein, translated as MDRPAVGGRRLFLLLASIVPWIALVVGIQPASAQSNAEASCYSGKLAASKYGAKQLGKCHAGFAKGGTAASLDYCLDKVTTATAARVAAADAAADRYGFLCPGDMDSLALDGHDGWQTSAVENLLFQANVMPNACVQKRAVLLSKYASKYADCSSRGFASSPEAIDACAASTLAAAKVGWGKAGTCATADFDTARAAVDAAIDAQAAMLRVRCGNGETEGFEQCDDADDQPGDGCEPDCTLTLRCGNGITQPDNNEQCDDGNQVLGDGCDNACLIEECGNAVVQFGEACDTGGESAACDDDCTPVSCGDGNANQAGNEQCDDAGQSAACDANCTVAVCGDGTVNAARGEACDGAGETAACDADCTAATCGDGTRNATRGEQCDTAGESASCDSNCTLATCGDGTHNATRGEQCDTSGQSSSCDTDCTLAVCGDGTTNAARGEQCDDGGESAGCDSNCTVATCGDGTRNATRGEQCDTAGQSATCDTDCTNAFCGDGTLNVSASEQCDAAGESAGCDVDCTAATCGDSTLNLTANEQCDDGNVVPDDGCDATCHEEGCGDDWRQSDEECDDGNAQSGDGCSSSCDREECALVDGVVKCRYCPAGSSPNASYTACVCDAGYSLVNGSCVDIDECALGTHTCTGSNPCVNVPGTYSCATQCTAAAFHAALAACGGPTRYITFNCTDTTIQIADGSTGRSNSCNNLVVDGLDRNITFEMTPKCWGRVMSSSACRVALNPDGTCDCPDVNNGTYFMNLTGQNQTVRNLTIKYFFDGIHTAGNNNNVENVTIDHNCDDSIGSSSGVGHIFKEIHAKTACGKCMQNYGNTAATSPEPLLREHYNAILRDSLFTDCQQPVRMTDSGRYLIEGTRMEGFYESGIYRCLGPRFDGGGTNNQIVHMVDSTIDGCDRGVRVGGTVQMLAWRNTFVNNEFRGLLAMSSSKVAMWDNIVVGNGGLGSSELGLGGVGVDESATLDLGGGSQIIDGEAFSSPGGNILCDNVAPNGTPREVHNVTATTVKAENNWWCSLSPQSRVTGPVDTDPFLTQEP; from the coding sequence ATGGACAGACCGGCGGTCGGGGGCCGGCGTCTGTTCCTCCTCCTGGCTTCCATCGTCCCATGGATTGCACTGGTGGTGGGCATTCAGCCGGCCTCAGCACAATCAAACGCAGAAGCGAGCTGCTACAGCGGCAAGCTCGCCGCATCGAAGTACGGCGCCAAGCAGCTGGGCAAGTGCCACGCAGGATTCGCCAAGGGCGGAACCGCGGCCTCGCTCGACTACTGCCTGGACAAGGTCACCACCGCCACGGCGGCCAGGGTCGCCGCAGCCGATGCCGCGGCCGATCGCTACGGCTTCCTGTGCCCGGGCGACATGGACAGCCTGGCGCTGGACGGTCACGACGGCTGGCAGACCAGCGCCGTCGAGAACCTCCTCTTCCAGGCCAACGTCATGCCCAACGCGTGCGTGCAGAAGCGCGCCGTGCTGCTCAGCAAGTACGCATCCAAATATGCCGACTGCAGCAGCCGCGGGTTCGCCTCCTCGCCCGAAGCCATCGACGCCTGCGCGGCGAGCACTCTGGCTGCCGCCAAGGTCGGGTGGGGAAAAGCGGGCACGTGCGCGACAGCCGATTTCGACACCGCGCGCGCCGCCGTGGACGCAGCCATCGACGCGCAGGCCGCGATGCTTCGCGTCCGCTGCGGCAATGGCGAGACCGAAGGCTTCGAGCAGTGCGACGATGCCGACGATCAGCCCGGCGACGGCTGCGAGCCCGACTGCACCCTGACGCTTCGCTGCGGCAACGGCATCACCCAACCCGACAACAACGAGCAGTGCGACGACGGCAACCAGGTCCTCGGCGACGGCTGCGACAACGCCTGCCTGATCGAGGAATGCGGCAATGCGGTCGTCCAGTTCGGCGAGGCCTGCGACACCGGTGGCGAAAGCGCTGCCTGCGACGACGACTGCACGCCCGTCTCCTGCGGCGACGGCAATGCCAACCAGGCCGGCAACGAGCAGTGCGACGATGCCGGCCAGTCGGCGGCGTGCGACGCCAACTGCACGGTCGCGGTCTGCGGCGACGGCACGGTCAATGCCGCTCGCGGCGAAGCCTGCGACGGCGCCGGGGAGACCGCCGCCTGCGACGCGGACTGCACGGCCGCCACCTGCGGCGACGGCACCCGCAACGCCACCCGCGGCGAGCAGTGCGACACCGCCGGCGAGAGCGCCTCGTGCGACAGCAACTGCACGCTGGCCACCTGCGGCGACGGCACCCACAACGCCACCCGCGGCGAGCAGTGCGACACCTCGGGTCAGAGCTCGTCCTGCGACACCGACTGCACGCTCGCCGTCTGCGGCGACGGCACGACCAACGCAGCCCGCGGCGAGCAGTGCGACGACGGCGGCGAGTCGGCCGGCTGCGACTCCAACTGCACCGTCGCGACCTGCGGCGACGGCACCCGCAACGCCACCCGCGGTGAGCAGTGCGACACGGCCGGCCAGAGCGCGACCTGCGACACCGACTGCACCAACGCCTTCTGCGGCGACGGCACCCTCAACGTCTCGGCCAGCGAGCAGTGCGACGCGGCCGGGGAATCGGCCGGCTGCGACGTCGACTGCACCGCCGCCACGTGCGGTGACTCCACACTCAACCTGACGGCGAACGAGCAGTGCGACGACGGCAATGTCGTCCCCGACGACGGCTGCGATGCCACCTGCCACGAGGAAGGCTGCGGCGACGACTGGCGCCAGTCGGACGAGGAATGCGACGACGGCAATGCGCAGTCCGGCGACGGCTGCTCCTCGAGCTGCGACCGCGAGGAGTGCGCTCTGGTGGACGGCGTCGTCAAGTGCCGCTACTGCCCCGCCGGCAGCAGCCCGAACGCCAGCTACACGGCGTGCGTGTGCGATGCCGGCTACAGTCTCGTCAACGGCTCGTGCGTGGACATCGACGAGTGCGCGCTGGGCACGCACACCTGCACGGGATCCAACCCCTGCGTCAACGTGCCGGGGACCTACTCGTGCGCCACGCAGTGCACCGCCGCGGCCTTCCACGCGGCACTGGCGGCGTGCGGCGGGCCGACCCGTTACATCACTTTCAACTGCACCGATACGACGATCCAGATCGCCGACGGCAGCACCGGCCGCAGCAACTCGTGCAACAACCTCGTGGTCGACGGCCTGGACCGCAACATCACGTTCGAAATGACGCCGAAGTGCTGGGGGCGCGTCATGTCGTCGAGCGCGTGCCGCGTCGCACTCAACCCGGACGGCACCTGCGACTGTCCCGACGTCAACAACGGCACCTACTTCATGAACCTGACCGGCCAGAACCAGACGGTGCGCAACCTGACGATCAAGTACTTCTTCGACGGCATCCACACCGCCGGCAACAACAACAACGTCGAGAACGTCACGATCGATCACAACTGCGACGACTCGATCGGCAGCAGCTCGGGCGTCGGGCACATCTTCAAGGAGATTCACGCCAAGACGGCTTGCGGCAAATGCATGCAGAACTACGGCAACACGGCCGCCACCTCGCCCGAGCCGCTGCTGCGTGAGCACTACAACGCCATTCTGCGCGACAGCCTCTTCACCGACTGCCAGCAGCCGGTGCGCATGACCGACAGCGGCCGCTACCTCATCGAGGGCACGCGGATGGAAGGGTTCTACGAGTCCGGCATCTACCGCTGCCTGGGCCCGCGCTTCGACGGCGGCGGCACCAACAACCAGATCGTGCACATGGTCGACTCGACCATCGACGGCTGCGACCGCGGCGTCCGCGTCGGCGGCACCGTGCAGATGCTGGCGTGGCGCAATACGTTCGTGAACAACGAGTTCCGCGGCCTGCTGGCGATGTCGAGCTCCAAGGTCGCGATGTGGGACAACATCGTCGTGGGCAACGGCGGTCTGGGCAGCAGCGAGCTCGGGCTCGGCGGCGTCGGCGTGGACGAGAGTGCCACGCTCGACCTCGGCGGCGGCTCCCAGATCATCGACGGCGAGGCCTTCTCGAGCCCCGGCGGCAACATCCTCTGCGACAACGTGGCGCCCAATGGAACGCCGCGCGAAGTGCACAACGTTACGGCCACCACGGTGAAAGCCGAGAACAACTGGTGGTGCTCGCTGAGTCCGCAAAGCCGCGTCACGGGCCCCGTCGACACGGATCCATTTCTCACCCAGGAGCCGTGA
- a CDS encoding glycosyltransferase, translating into MPPPASDAPAISVLMPVRDAQPWLGDALESVLAQSEPAFELLAVDDGSSDDSARLLHEHAQRDARVRPLQTRSTARGIVEALNLGLAVARGTRIARMDADDLMHPCRLAMQSAMLDDDPSLFGVTCRTRAFPESEAGDGMREYLAWQNGLATPAQIALERFVECPALHPTWMLRADVLRERLGGWRDAGWAEDWDLMLRAHELGLAIRRVPETLMSWRQHARQACRSDSRYGEESMMRLRAHFLARFLAPIEKGRGLWILGAGPVGKRLVKALAGEGVVADGLVDVDPRKIGGVVRGGGRSWPVIAHTHLGELSPRPFAVSAVAGAAARLRVRAELARIGWTEPDDFVLAA; encoded by the coding sequence ATGCCGCCGCCCGCGTCCGACGCTCCGGCCATCAGCGTGTTGATGCCCGTGCGCGATGCACAGCCGTGGCTGGGCGACGCCCTCGAGTCCGTTCTGGCGCAAAGCGAGCCGGCCTTCGAGTTGCTCGCCGTCGACGATGGCAGCAGCGACGACAGCGCCCGTCTGCTGCACGAGCACGCGCAGCGCGATGCGCGGGTAAGGCCGCTGCAGACCCGAAGCACCGCGCGAGGCATCGTCGAGGCGCTGAACCTCGGCCTTGCGGTTGCACGCGGCACGCGGATCGCCCGCATGGATGCCGACGATCTGATGCATCCGTGCCGGCTGGCGATGCAGTCGGCGATGCTCGACGACGACCCGTCGCTCTTCGGCGTCACCTGCCGCACGCGCGCGTTTCCCGAGAGCGAGGCTGGCGACGGCATGCGCGAGTATCTGGCGTGGCAGAACGGGCTGGCGACGCCCGCGCAGATCGCGCTCGAACGCTTCGTGGAGTGTCCCGCGCTGCACCCGACGTGGATGCTGCGCGCAGACGTGCTGCGCGAGCGCCTCGGCGGCTGGCGCGATGCCGGCTGGGCCGAGGACTGGGACCTCATGCTGCGCGCGCACGAGCTCGGCCTTGCCATCCGGCGCGTGCCCGAAACGCTGATGAGCTGGCGCCAGCACGCGCGCCAGGCATGCCGCAGCGATTCTCGCTACGGCGAGGAATCAATGATGCGGCTGCGCGCGCATTTCCTTGCGCGCTTTCTGGCGCCGATCGAGAAAGGCCGCGGCCTGTGGATCCTCGGGGCCGGCCCGGTGGGCAAGCGGCTGGTCAAGGCGCTTGCCGGCGAAGGCGTGGTGGCCGATGGCCTGGTCGACGTCGATCCGCGCAAGATTGGCGGCGTCGTGCGCGGCGGCGGGCGCTCGTGGCCGGTCATCGCGCACACGCATCTGGGCGAGCTTTCACCACGGCCGTTCGCAGTGAGCGCGGTGGCCGGCGCCGCAGCGCGTCTTCGCGTGCGCGCCGAGCTCGCACGCATCGGATGGACCGAGCCCGACGATTTCGTCCTCGCCGCGTAA
- a CDS encoding FAD-binding oxidoreductase codes for MSQRRRKFWGWGYEGEGPTVDHQDAIGAMLTARLGGEPLQRQPEPRIEEIELPRPRVKPPSSLEALCTTAPLERAGHTYGKAFRDVVRAYRRDFSPAPDVVAFPATEADLVAVLDWCSGSNVAAIPYGGGSSVMGGTEARGLSDGYAGAVTIDLSRLGRVLEIDRSSRAARIQAGAYGPALEEALRPHGLTLRHFPQSFEFSTLGGWIATRSGGHYATLYTHIDDFVESLRVVTPAGTLESRRLPGSGAGPSPDRLFIGSEGTLGIITEAWMRLQDRPKYRSSVTVLFDDYYAAARAVRAVGQAGLYPTNLRLLDANEAMTSGAGDGVSHVLILGFESADHPLDAWMARALELVGDHGGRYPEGAGKTRTDEAATREGAAGAWRDAFLRAPYLRDALVGLGAISDTFETSITWDRFEQFHAGVTEAVLDVVRRRCGGGSVTCRFTHVYPDGPAPYFTILAPSKPQRQLEDWDAIKEVACDAVLRLGGTITHHHAVGRDHRPWYDRQRPELFARALTAAKRELDPAGVMNPGVLIDPVR; via the coding sequence ATGAGCCAACGACGACGCAAGTTCTGGGGCTGGGGATACGAAGGCGAGGGACCGACTGTCGATCATCAAGACGCCATCGGCGCGATGCTGACGGCGCGGCTCGGCGGCGAGCCGCTCCAGCGTCAGCCCGAGCCGAGGATCGAGGAGATCGAGCTGCCGCGGCCGCGCGTGAAGCCGCCGTCCTCGCTGGAGGCGCTCTGCACGACCGCGCCGCTCGAGCGCGCCGGCCACACCTACGGCAAGGCCTTTCGCGACGTCGTGCGCGCCTATCGCCGCGACTTCTCGCCGGCCCCGGATGTGGTCGCGTTTCCTGCAACGGAAGCCGATCTGGTCGCGGTTCTCGACTGGTGCTCCGGCTCCAACGTTGCCGCCATCCCCTACGGCGGTGGCTCCTCGGTGATGGGCGGCACGGAAGCGCGCGGCCTGAGCGACGGCTACGCCGGCGCCGTTACCATCGATCTGAGCCGGCTTGGCCGCGTTCTGGAAATCGATCGCAGCTCGCGCGCCGCGCGTATCCAGGCCGGTGCCTACGGGCCGGCGCTGGAGGAAGCGCTGCGGCCGCACGGCCTGACGCTTCGCCACTTTCCGCAATCGTTCGAGTTCTCCACGCTCGGCGGCTGGATCGCCACGCGCTCGGGCGGCCACTACGCCACGCTCTACACGCACATCGACGACTTCGTCGAGTCGCTGCGCGTCGTCACTCCCGCCGGAACCCTCGAGAGCCGGCGCCTGCCCGGATCGGGCGCCGGGCCGAGCCCCGATCGTCTCTTCATCGGCTCCGAGGGAACGCTCGGGATCATCACCGAGGCGTGGATGCGGCTGCAGGACCGGCCGAAGTATCGCTCCTCGGTCACCGTACTGTTCGACGATTACTACGCGGCGGCGCGTGCGGTGCGCGCCGTGGGCCAGGCCGGTCTGTACCCGACCAACCTTCGCCTGCTCGACGCGAACGAAGCGATGACGAGCGGGGCCGGCGACGGCGTCTCGCACGTGCTCATCCTCGGCTTCGAATCCGCCGACCATCCGCTCGATGCATGGATGGCGCGCGCGCTGGAACTGGTGGGCGATCACGGCGGGCGCTATCCGGAAGGTGCCGGCAAGACGCGCACGGATGAAGCCGCCACGCGCGAAGGAGCGGCCGGCGCGTGGCGCGACGCCTTCCTGCGCGCGCCGTATCTGCGCGATGCGCTGGTCGGCCTCGGCGCCATCAGCGATACGTTCGAGACCTCGATCACGTGGGACCGCTTCGAGCAGTTCCACGCCGGCGTCACCGAGGCCGTCCTGGACGTGGTGCGCAGGCGATGCGGCGGCGGCAGCGTCACCTGCCGCTTCACGCACGTCTACCCTGACGGCCCGGCGCCGTACTTCACGATCCTGGCGCCATCGAAGCCGCAGCGTCAGCTCGAGGACTGGGATGCGATCAAGGAGGTGGCCTGCGATGCCGTGCTGCGCCTCGGCGGCACCATCACGCATCACCACGCAGTCGGCCGCGATCATCGGCCCTGGTACGACAGGCAACGGCCGGAGCTGTTCGCGCGCGCGCTGACGGCCGCCAAGCGCGAGCTCGATCCGGCCGGGGTGATGAACCCGGGTGTGCTCATCGATCCGGTGCGCTGA